The following proteins come from a genomic window of Diorhabda carinulata isolate Delta chromosome X, icDioCari1.1, whole genome shotgun sequence:
- the LOC130901934 gene encoding uncharacterized protein LOC130901934, producing the protein MVARTVYFSIVLFSILLQKRCVEGYILSQQNLNDNLFEHGKLPIEDRSMFDQMNAMVRLPGDLNRRDFIAMVMDAIIVLQFLPLPWAILLILHTTYKVCKFFHPAYWFLFPRSKPTNIKGLGFSRL; encoded by the exons atggtaGCTAGaacagtttatttttcaattgttctatTTTCGATCTTACTTCAAAAACGTTGCGTTGAAGGATATATACTATCACAACAAAATTTGAACGACAATTTATTCGAACATGGAAAATTACCAATTGAAG atCGTTCCATGTTTGATCAAATGAATGCTATGGTTCGTTTACCAGGAGACCTAAATAGAAGAGATTTTATAGCAATGGTTATGGATGCAATAATTGTTTTACAGTTTCTACCTCTTCCCTGGGCAATTCTACTGATTTTGCATACTACGTATAAAGTATGCAAATTCTTTCATCCTGCTTACTGGTTCTTGTTCCCAAGAAGTAAGCCAACAAATATAAAAGGACTAGGATTTTCTAGATTATAA
- the LOC130901931 gene encoding probable enoyl-CoA hydratase, mitochondrial: MSATNISRLIVSKLLTNNSALKCNKAVKNVRLYSLAAAAKETFEFVKVSKVGEKQNVGLVQLNRPKALNALCTDLMNEVGTALKSFDNDKSVGAIILTGNEKAFAAGADIKEMVNNTFTQCITEDFLGNWTSISRVRKPVIAAVNGYALGGGCELAMMCDIIYAGDKAKFGQPEILIGIIPGAGGTQRLIRSVGKSKAMEIVLTGDQITAQEAHQIGLVSKVVPADQLLSETVKLAEKIANNSQVANAIAKESVNTALETTLQEGLHFEKRFFHSCFATKDQKEGMKAFIEKRKPNFQHE; the protein is encoded by the exons atGAGTGCCACCAATATAAGCCGATTAATAGTTTCGAAATTGTTAACTAACAATTCCGCTTTAAAATGTAATAAAGCTGTTAAAAATGTGAGGTTATATAGTTTAGCTGCAGCTGCAAAAG AAACATTTGAATTTGTCAAAGTATCCAAAGttggagaaaaacaaaatgttgGACTCGTTCAACTTAATCGACCAAAAGCTTTGAACGCTCTTTGCACAGATTTAATGAATGAAGTTGGAACAGCACTGAAGTCCTTTGACAATGATAAATCAGTAGGTGCCATTATCTTGACTGGTAATGAAAAAGCCTTTGCTGCAGGTGCTGATATAAAGGAAATGGTTAACAATACATTTACTCAGTGTATTACTGAAGACTTTCTTGGAAATTGGACTTCAATATCAAGAGTTAGGAAACCTGTGATAGCAGCAGTGAATGGATATGCT cTTGGTGGAGGCTGTGAATTAGCAATGATGTGCGATATTATATACGCCGGCGACAAAGCTAAATTTGGTCAGCCAGAAATCCTTATTGGAATCATTCCTGGAGCTGGTGGCACTCAAAGACTTATACGATCAGTTGGAAAGTCCAAAGCAATGGAAATTGTTCTAACTG GCGATCAAATAACTGCTCAAGAAGCTCATCAGATAGGTTTAGTAAGCAAAGTTGTACCAGCAGACCAATTGCTCAGCGAAACTGTAAAACTTGCAGAGAAAATAGCAAATAATTCACAAGTAGCTAATGCTATTGCTAAGGAGTCAGTTAACACTGCATTGGAAACAACTTTACAAGAAGGACTGCACTTTGAGAAGAGATTTTTCCATTCTTGTTTTGCCACCAAGGACCAGAAGGAAGGAATGAAAGcgtttattgaaaaaaggaagCCAAATTTCCAACATGAATGA
- the LOC130901935 gene encoding V-type proton ATPase subunit G-like, whose translation MASQSQGIQQLLVAEKRAAEKVSEARKRKTRRIKQAREEAAAEIELYRKERERQFREYEIKYMGSKEDAAAKIEKDTERYMFQLDESVKHNKEALILDLIGLAIDVKPEVHRNYAIMKTFNKI comes from the exons ATGGCCAGTCAAAGTCAGGGTATACAGCAATTATTAGTTGCTGAAAAAAGGGCGGCAGAAAAAGTTTCCGAGGCTAGAAAAC GAAAAACAAGAAGAATAAAGCAAGCTAGAGAAGAAGCAGCAGCTGAGATAGAACTCTACAGAAAAGAAAGGGAAAGACAATTTAGAGAATATGAAATCAAATATATGGGTTCTAAAGAAGACGCAGCTGCTAAAATTGAGAAAGATACTGAACGTTATATGTTTCAGTTAGATGAGAGTGTCAAGCATAATAAGGAAGCT cttATTTTGGATTTAATTGGTTTGGCCATTGACGTGAAGCCCGAGGTTCATCGTAATTATGCCATCATGAAaacattcaacaaaatataa